The following are from one region of the Girardinichthys multiradiatus isolate DD_20200921_A chromosome 9, DD_fGirMul_XY1, whole genome shotgun sequence genome:
- the mob3a gene encoding MOB kinase activator 3A, which translates to MSMALKQVFNKDRTFRPKRKFEPGTQRFELHKKAQASLNAGLDLKQAVQLPHGEDLNDWVAVHVVDFFNRINLIYGTISDSCTDQTCPVMSGGSKYEYRWQDEHKYKRPTTLSAPKYMSLLMDWIEVQINNENIFPTNVGK; encoded by the coding sequence ATGTCTATGGCCCTGAAGCAAGTTTTCAACAAAGACAGGACATTCCGGCCCAAGCGCAAGTTCGAGCCGGGCACGCAGCGCTTTGAGCTGCACAAGAAAGCCCAGGCGTCTCTGAACGCAGGCCTGGACCTGAAGCAGGCAGTGCAGCTGCCCCACGGTGAGGACCTCAACGACTGGGTGGCTGTCCACGTGGTGGACTTCTTCAACCGCATCAACCTCATCTACGGCACCATCAGTGACTCGTGCACCGATCAAACCTGCCCCGTCATGTCCGGTGGGTCCAAGTATGAATACCGCTGGCAAGATGAGCACAAGTACAAGAGGCCCACCACCCTGTCAGCCCCTAAATACATGAGCCTGCTCATGGATTGGATTGAGGTACAAATCAACAATGAGAATATCTTCCCTACCAACGTTGGTAAGTGA